The following coding sequences lie in one Primulina huaijiensis isolate GDHJ02 chromosome 2, ASM1229523v2, whole genome shotgun sequence genomic window:
- the LOC140971390 gene encoding uncharacterized protein isoform X1 yields MASVKIYTDSRSLKLRELLKEVQLDYSPANTQIIDDVVSSIKEAIDGIPDDVQVTAAVASGFVRDVGADKVDFKFRRPKSIEIGGSYSFQSIARPDVNVDIFLRLPKECFHEKDYLNHRYHAKRFLYLCIIKKYLKCSSLVQDVRWSTFHSEARKPILVVYSAARLSGDVAFLVKIIPTAPSLFMVSKLDMERNNIRSMNQCLLATPNYNISILEDMFIEDNAECIKNTFIGWKELGEALLLMKVWARKRSSLYVHDCLSGFLITIIMAYLASKSGKNRINRSMNAIQILRITLDFIANSKVWDTGLFFQANGEDNAANKDKWKQLQLFPVIICDSFARYNMAFRVSLSGFQELRDEAGTAVTCIDKCKDGGFDEIFMTDVDFPAKYDYCTRLNLKDNHDIHVSGFCSDKECWRSYEQKVSNVVDQALTGRIKLVRVIWRNTDSECDFEDGLFMLGGEPLFIGITISSVEEAFKQAVMGPSSEDKDKALAFRKFWGDKATLRWFRDGKIVEVAVWEHEEWQKHLIIKKIFEHVLQRHLSLPKLNILSIVDQLDFALHHGNRDPMSFSKNLLKAYDDLSKKLRLLDDIPLKISSVQPLDSAFRLTSVFPPFPHPLAHKEGTRVKLEKEYTTCIQSLLVLIQLEGSGNWPMDEQAQEKTKSAFLLKIAESLQDRFRISCTATEDDVDVFMSGYAFRLKILHERGLSLVNKKRGSQKKSVMSSDKYLFLLSQHSSMINGLRGRFPIYGQVVRLAKRWVSAHLFSNALTEETIELLVAYLFLKPLPFTPPCSRMTGFLRFLRLLSQYDWSFYPLIVDINGDLIPDDEKEINEHFMSTRKEESQNAGPSMFVATAYDKASEAWTSQRPTVAELRRLVAYAASSSKLLTRIFMENQIDPYQWQCLFRTPLSNYDAVILLHMDKLPYPRRILFPSEVKQGCHVISGRASKSFQPFFSSQDMEGSSEELKNNLMVNFEPLKYLVADIEKEFSNVFKVWYDSLGGDAVGLTYLSKKRRRDKFSEDDNLVDSLQSVGRLGKGFIKSVHLLNS; encoded by the exons ATGGCTTCCGTGAAAATTTATACTGATTCGAGGAGTTTGAAGTTGAGAGAGCTATTGAAGGAAGTGCAACTCGACTATTCTCCTGCCAATACTCAAATAATCGATGATGTTGTTTCATCGATCAAAGAAGCAATAGATGGAATTCCAGATGATGTTCAG GTTACGGCTGCTGTTGCATCCGGATTTGTGCGTGACGTCGGTGCGGATAAAGTAGACTTTAAGTTCCGGAGGCCAAAGTCTATAGAAATTGGGGGGAGTTATTCATTTCAATCCATTGCAAGGCCGGATGTAAATGTGGATATTTTTCTCAGGTTACCCAAG GAATGCTTTCATGAAAAAGACTATCTCAATCATCGTTACCATGCAAAAAGATTTCTTTATCTTTGCataatcaaaaaatatttgaaatgttctTCTTTAGTTCAAGATGTGAGATGGTCCACATTCCATAGCGAGGCACGAAAACCTATATTGGTTGTTTATTCAG CTGCAAGGTTATCTGGGGACGTTGCTTTTTTAGTGAAAATAATTCCTACAGCACCATCTTTGTTCATGGTATCAAAATTGGACATGGAAAGGAACAATATCCGCTCCATGAATCAAT GTTTACTAGCTACTCCAAATTACAACATAAGTATTCTGGAGGACATGTTTATTGAAGATAATGCAGAGTGCATCAAGAATACTTTTATAGGATGGAAGGAACTGGGAGAAGCTTTGTTACTGATGAAA GTTTGGGCTCGGAAGCGAAGTTCTTTATATGTTCATGACTGCCTAAGTGGATTTCTGATCACCATCATAATGGCATATCTTGCTTCAAAGTCTGGTAAAAATCGCATCAACAGATCAATGAATGCTATTCAGATTTTGCGCATCACACTGGACTTTATCG CCAATTCAAAAGTATGGGACACTGGACTCTTCTTTCAGGCCAATGGGGAAGATAATGCTGCAAACAAG GATAAATGGAAGCAATTGCAATTATTTCCCGTGATCATTTGTGATTCATTTGCTAGATACAATATGGCATTTCGGGTCTCACTGAGTGGTTTCCAAGAG CTTCGCGACGAGGCTGGTACGGCAGTTACTTGCATCGATAAATGTAAAGATGGGGGTTTTGATGAGATCTTTATGACGGATGTTGATTTTCCTGCCAAATATGACTATTGCACAAG ATTAAATCTGAAGGACAAtcatgatattcatgtttctgGATTCTGCTCGGATAAAGAATGTTGGAGATCATACGAGCAAAAGGTATCTAATGTCGTAGATCAAGCATTAACGGGGAGAATTAAGCTGGTTCGAGTAATCTGGAGAAACACTGATTCTGAGTGCGATTTTGAAGAT GGTTTATTTATGCTGGGTGGAGAACCTTTATTTATTGGGATCACAATAAGCTCCGTGGAAGAGGCATTCAAACAGGCCGTCATGGGTCCTAGTTCTGAAGACAAAGATAAG GCTCTGGCATTTAGAAAGTTCTGGGGGGATAAGGCTACACTGAGATGGTTTCGTGATGGTAAAATTGTGGAAGTTGCAG TGTGGGAGCATGAGGAATGGCAAAAGCATCTTattataaagaaaatatttgagcatgTTCTACAGCGTCATCTCTCCCTTCCGAAACTAAATATATTGTCCATAGTAGATCAACTTGATTTTGCGCTCCACCATGGCAATAGAG ATCCTATGTCATTTTCTAAGAATCTGTTGAAGGCATATGATGACCTATCAAAGAAATTGCGCCTCCTTGATGACATTCCTCTCAAGATATCCAGCGTGCAGCCTCTAGACTCAG CTTTTAGGTTGACATCTGTCTTTCCTCCCTTTCCGCATCCATTAGCACATAAAGAAGGCACCCGTGTTAAACTAGAGAAAGAATACACTACCTGTATACAATCACTTTTGGTCTTGATTCAG CTTGAAGGTTCTGGAAACTGGCCAATGGATGAGCAGGCACAGGAGAAGACTAAATCAGCATTTCTCCTCAAAATTGCGGAGAG CCTTCAGGACAGATTTCGGATTTCATGTACAGCTACAGAAGATGATGTTGATGTTTTCATGTCTGGATATGCATTTCGTCTTAAAATTCTGCACGAGAGAGGTTTGAGCTTGGTGAATAAAAAAC GTGGTTCTCAAAAGAAGTCGGTCATGTCTTCGGATAAATATCTTTTCCTTCTTAGTCAACATTCTAGCATGATTAATGGTTTACGAGGCCGCTTTCCCATATATGGGCAAGTTGTTCG GCTTGCAAAACGTTGGGTATCTGCACATCTGTTTTCAAATGCATTGACAGAAGAGACCATTGAGCTGCTAGTGGCCTATCTCTTCTTGAAGCCTTTGCCATTCACACCTCCATGCTCCCGAATGACTGGATTTCTGAG ATTCCTAAGATTATTATCACAGTACGATTGGAGTTTTTATCCATTGATTGTTGACATCAATGGTGATTTGATTCCTGATGATGAAAAAGAAATTAAT GAGCATTTCATGTCGACTAGAAAAGAGGAATCCCAGAATGCTGGCCCATCTATGTTTGTGGCTACTGCATATGACAAGGCATCTGAAGCTTGGACCAGCCAAAGACCGACTGTGGCA GAGCTGAGGAGATTAGTGGCATATGCGGCCAGCAGTTCAAAATTGTTAACCAGAATCTTTATGGAGAATCAGATTGATCCATACCAGTGGCAA TGTCTTTTCCGCACGCCTCTGAGCAACTACGATGCTGTGATTCTTCTTCACATGGATAAACTGCCTTATCCACGCCGCATTCTATTCCCATCCGAAGTGAAGCAAG GATGTCACGTGATAAGTGGGAGAGCTAGCAAAAGTTTCCAGCCCTTTTTCTCGTCTCAGGACATGGAAGGAAGCTCGGAGGAACTGAAAAATAATCTGATGGTGAACTTTGAACCACTCAAGTATCTTGTGGCGGACATTGAG AAAGAGTTTTCAAATGTATTCAAGGTATGGTATGATTCTTTGGGAGGCGATGCTGTTGGTCTCACGTACCTTTCAAAG AAACGGAGAAGAGACAAGTTTTCAGAAGATGACAATCTAGTTGATTCGCTACAATCTGTGGGTAGATTGGGTAAAGGATTCATAAAAAGTGTTCATCTTCTCAATTCATAA
- the LOC140971390 gene encoding uncharacterized protein isoform X5, with protein sequence MVSKLDMERNNIRSMNQCLLATPNYNISILEDMFIEDNAECIKNTFIGWKELGEALLLMKVWARKRSSLYVHDCLSGFLITIIMAYLASKSGKNRINRSMNAIQILRITLDFIANSKVWDTGLFFQANGEDNAANKDKWKQLQLFPVIICDSFARYNMAFRVSLSGFQELRDEAGTAVTCIDKCKDGGFDEIFMTDVDFPAKYDYCTRLNLKDNHDIHVSGFCSDKECWRSYEQKVSNVVDQALTGRIKLVRVIWRNTDSECDFEDGLFMLGGEPLFIGITISSVEEAFKQAVMGPSSEDKDKALAFRKFWGDKATLRWFRDGKIVEVAVWEHEEWQKHLIIKKIFEHVLQRHLSLPKLNILSIVDQLDFALHHGNRDPMSFSKNLLKAYDDLSKKLRLLDDIPLKISSVQPLDSAFRLTSVFPPFPHPLAHKEGTRVKLEKEYTTCIQSLLVLIQLEGSGNWPMDEQAQEKTKSAFLLKIAESLQDRFRISCTATEDDVDVFMSGYAFRLKILHERGLSLVNKKRGSQKKSVMSSDKYLFLLSQHSSMINGLRGRFPIYGQVVRLAKRWVSAHLFSNALTEETIELLVAYLFLKPLPFTPPCSRMTGFLRFLRLLSQYDWSFYPLIVDINGDLIPDDEKEINEHFMSTRKEESQNAGPSMFVATAYDKASEAWTSQRPTVAELRRLVAYAASSSKLLTRIFMENQIDPYQWQCLFRTPLSNYDAVILLHMDKLPYPRRILFPSEVKQGCHVISGRASKSFQPFFSSQDMEGSSEELKNNLMVNFEPLKYLVADIEKEFSNVFKVWYDSLGGDAVGLTYLSKKRRRDKFSEDDNLVDSLQSVGRLGKGFIKSVHLLNS encoded by the exons ATGGTATCAAAATTGGACATGGAAAGGAACAATATCCGCTCCATGAATCAAT GTTTACTAGCTACTCCAAATTACAACATAAGTATTCTGGAGGACATGTTTATTGAAGATAATGCAGAGTGCATCAAGAATACTTTTATAGGATGGAAGGAACTGGGAGAAGCTTTGTTACTGATGAAA GTTTGGGCTCGGAAGCGAAGTTCTTTATATGTTCATGACTGCCTAAGTGGATTTCTGATCACCATCATAATGGCATATCTTGCTTCAAAGTCTGGTAAAAATCGCATCAACAGATCAATGAATGCTATTCAGATTTTGCGCATCACACTGGACTTTATCG CCAATTCAAAAGTATGGGACACTGGACTCTTCTTTCAGGCCAATGGGGAAGATAATGCTGCAAACAAG GATAAATGGAAGCAATTGCAATTATTTCCCGTGATCATTTGTGATTCATTTGCTAGATACAATATGGCATTTCGGGTCTCACTGAGTGGTTTCCAAGAG CTTCGCGACGAGGCTGGTACGGCAGTTACTTGCATCGATAAATGTAAAGATGGGGGTTTTGATGAGATCTTTATGACGGATGTTGATTTTCCTGCCAAATATGACTATTGCACAAG ATTAAATCTGAAGGACAAtcatgatattcatgtttctgGATTCTGCTCGGATAAAGAATGTTGGAGATCATACGAGCAAAAGGTATCTAATGTCGTAGATCAAGCATTAACGGGGAGAATTAAGCTGGTTCGAGTAATCTGGAGAAACACTGATTCTGAGTGCGATTTTGAAGAT GGTTTATTTATGCTGGGTGGAGAACCTTTATTTATTGGGATCACAATAAGCTCCGTGGAAGAGGCATTCAAACAGGCCGTCATGGGTCCTAGTTCTGAAGACAAAGATAAG GCTCTGGCATTTAGAAAGTTCTGGGGGGATAAGGCTACACTGAGATGGTTTCGTGATGGTAAAATTGTGGAAGTTGCAG TGTGGGAGCATGAGGAATGGCAAAAGCATCTTattataaagaaaatatttgagcatgTTCTACAGCGTCATCTCTCCCTTCCGAAACTAAATATATTGTCCATAGTAGATCAACTTGATTTTGCGCTCCACCATGGCAATAGAG ATCCTATGTCATTTTCTAAGAATCTGTTGAAGGCATATGATGACCTATCAAAGAAATTGCGCCTCCTTGATGACATTCCTCTCAAGATATCCAGCGTGCAGCCTCTAGACTCAG CTTTTAGGTTGACATCTGTCTTTCCTCCCTTTCCGCATCCATTAGCACATAAAGAAGGCACCCGTGTTAAACTAGAGAAAGAATACACTACCTGTATACAATCACTTTTGGTCTTGATTCAG CTTGAAGGTTCTGGAAACTGGCCAATGGATGAGCAGGCACAGGAGAAGACTAAATCAGCATTTCTCCTCAAAATTGCGGAGAG CCTTCAGGACAGATTTCGGATTTCATGTACAGCTACAGAAGATGATGTTGATGTTTTCATGTCTGGATATGCATTTCGTCTTAAAATTCTGCACGAGAGAGGTTTGAGCTTGGTGAATAAAAAAC GTGGTTCTCAAAAGAAGTCGGTCATGTCTTCGGATAAATATCTTTTCCTTCTTAGTCAACATTCTAGCATGATTAATGGTTTACGAGGCCGCTTTCCCATATATGGGCAAGTTGTTCG GCTTGCAAAACGTTGGGTATCTGCACATCTGTTTTCAAATGCATTGACAGAAGAGACCATTGAGCTGCTAGTGGCCTATCTCTTCTTGAAGCCTTTGCCATTCACACCTCCATGCTCCCGAATGACTGGATTTCTGAG ATTCCTAAGATTATTATCACAGTACGATTGGAGTTTTTATCCATTGATTGTTGACATCAATGGTGATTTGATTCCTGATGATGAAAAAGAAATTAAT GAGCATTTCATGTCGACTAGAAAAGAGGAATCCCAGAATGCTGGCCCATCTATGTTTGTGGCTACTGCATATGACAAGGCATCTGAAGCTTGGACCAGCCAAAGACCGACTGTGGCA GAGCTGAGGAGATTAGTGGCATATGCGGCCAGCAGTTCAAAATTGTTAACCAGAATCTTTATGGAGAATCAGATTGATCCATACCAGTGGCAA TGTCTTTTCCGCACGCCTCTGAGCAACTACGATGCTGTGATTCTTCTTCACATGGATAAACTGCCTTATCCACGCCGCATTCTATTCCCATCCGAAGTGAAGCAAG GATGTCACGTGATAAGTGGGAGAGCTAGCAAAAGTTTCCAGCCCTTTTTCTCGTCTCAGGACATGGAAGGAAGCTCGGAGGAACTGAAAAATAATCTGATGGTGAACTTTGAACCACTCAAGTATCTTGTGGCGGACATTGAG AAAGAGTTTTCAAATGTATTCAAGGTATGGTATGATTCTTTGGGAGGCGATGCTGTTGGTCTCACGTACCTTTCAAAG AAACGGAGAAGAGACAAGTTTTCAGAAGATGACAATCTAGTTGATTCGCTACAATCTGTGGGTAGATTGGGTAAAGGATTCATAAAAAGTGTTCATCTTCTCAATTCATAA